gcttagatatttaattatataaaatctttcTAAATGTAAAAAAACAGAGAGGAATATCTAGGTTAGTTAAAACTTTTCAATCGCATAAAACAGAGGAataaattttctataaaaaaatcatctttaaaaaataaaaaaaatccaacaagAGTGACAATGCTATCTATATAAAGTCAGATTTTCGTACTACACAATTTCGTTCTGtccaatataattatatatagatcCTGCTCTGTTATTATCTGTGAGCAGTAAAATTTTGCACTTTAATTCgctcttatttttttatatagaataaTGTTGGGAaactaactttttttaattataaatctaAACCTTAAAATTAGGTAAGGTtagttttgtatattttttttcctcacttctaagtttataattttttttttgagtaaattaaacttttttatttgaagtttgacaaaaattttaaatatattcttaaattttattttattttaattttatctcaaaaattttcgatttatattaaatatatctctgacggctaattttttaaaaacttaagATCGATTCAATAACAATTTCATAACAACAACTCCTTAATACAaacaaatcaagcataattttattACATTACTGTTAGatttgtcttaaattttttaaaaatttagccgtcgagatatatttgatgcaaatcgaaaatttttgggatacaattaaaacaaaataaaacttttgtcaaatttcaaaaataaaaatataatttaattttttttttatgataataacTCTCACTAAATCACAAACAAGGAAACGTGAGGCAggacttcaaaaaaaaaaagtaaaaaaacacaaaaactaaaCAGTAACACATGTAACATCAAACTAAATTGACACTAAACCAAACAGGACAAACACCTAGATCCTGACCTCACCCCCTATCCTGAACAAAACCTGCCCCACTTGCAAACACGAGTTAATGAGTTATACTGTTATCCCATCAACAATCATCCAACATAAattgtatatatatgaattattgactattttttattatttttctaatcttACCAACAAAGAAAAGGAGATTAAGATTTATGATACTTACCAAAAATAAATGCAATAAATGAGGGCGGGTAACTTGTGAGTTGTCTTCCATCATGACTTCCAACAAAGAATCTAACACATCATTAGATAATTTCCTTTCCCTTCTTAACCTTTCTTCAACAAGACCATCaaaaaaatcaatcagctttccAAAATAATTGTTCATCCTTGCACGTGCACCTTGTGGATCAAGCATGCGAAGCATTGGGAAAAAATCCACAACATTAGGCCTTCCAGCTTCTTTCATAATACCAAAAAATATGTCCTTGAACTCTTGTGGCTTATTAGAACTATTGTAATAACCCAAATCCatagaaaaaaaagtgtttgatatagaattaagcacggTTATAAAAGTAGCTTCACCGATATCTAAAGCTTcgcctttttcacttttttcccTCACAAAATCCAACAATTCTTGCACCTTCTTTTGACGAAGAACTTGTGTAGAATCAAGAAGTTGGGGTGAGAACACTTTGTTAGCACAAGCTCTCCTAAGAATTCTCCATTGATTTGTAGGTGGCATCCACACCATTGAAAatatgtgatgatcaagtgctCTAATAGTATCTGGGATTGTTCTATTAGAGAGGATTAGGTCATGTTTATGGAGAATTTCTTTGGCTAATTTTGGTGATGATATAACTATAGTTTTTATGCTACCAAGATTTAGGCTCATTATGGGTCCATAATTTTGAGAAAGCTTAGCAAGTGATTGGTGAGGTTGGTTACCAAGTTCTAAGATGTTTCCTATGATTGGAAAAGGGTTAGGCCCTGGTGGATCCTTAGAGGATTTGGATTTTTTGGTGCCTAAGATGAAGATTATTAGAACATGAATGCTTGCACAAGCTAAGAAAGCAAGTAGAAGAAGTAGTAGGTAGTTCATGGTGGTTTGGGTATATGGTTAttggcttcaataataatataatttcccTACCCTGTATTATACATGTATATATGtagtagaaacaaaacataatttgGGTCATCAGATCCAATTGATAAGTTCTGTAGTTGTGTCTgacttttcttaattttgcttTTAAATATAGTGTAGGGGTACATGTGCCGGGTTTGATGGGACTCAGACCCGATCCGAAATATACACCGGGTCTATTTATTAGATCCGAACCCGACTCTAGACTCGATGAAACCAATACACTTTCGGGCCACAATTATATCCGGTAAAAACcgggccgttaacattacattctgttgataccttcttgtaagctagcatgtaaaaatatctaaatttccaagactccaaccattatttaacatagtaaaattcacttagaaaaatataacaagaaccaacccttctttaaaattaaagcataactacAATCAATACTAAAGCAAAActacaatcaatactaatattgtctaataataccaaatatttaaatcaatacaaataacacaatattatgcattagtctaaagtcttatgcattctaaacataaaacattaacttatagtcttataatgactaataacacaaaatattaaggtttacaatacttaaatttcacataagaatagtcatgatctatcactaataacacaaaatattaattctgtatgatgaccgggccaccggGCCGACTTCGAGTGATCCGAACTATGGTCCGGATCCGACTCGAAATAATGACtaggtctatttttgagacccttatcCAATCATAAACCCAATGAAACCACACCAAATTAGTCTCTAAAGTGTTCAGAATCGGACCAGACTTTCGAGTCGGGCCGGATCCGTGCACCCCTAATATAATGCTTCTTGTAATTATTGAGTTAGATAGATTAAACAGAAACTTTTTAAAAgtcaatttaaatttagttgaaattttaattaagtaGTTATAATTTTTCGGTTAACGAAGGTGCTTTGCATTTAGTCTATACCTCACAAAGCGGAGGTTCATGTCAAAGTGTTTCGAGCGATGATGTGCAAGATAAGATTGACGGCAAGTAAGGCGGCTACCctaatttcattttttctaaACTAAAcgtacatatataaaatataaattattatgtatttatatatacaacatatttataaaaaattaaaattaaaatcacctCCATTTGGGGGAAAAAAGTCAACTATGGGGTTATAGAGTTTGTTGACTTTATCTTTCGCATTCTTATCTTGTATTTTAGCAAGAAACAAATGACGTGACATATCATAGTCTTtctttgaatatatatatatggttgcAAGTTCAACTGATGCCGATCTAGCTTACATATGATAGGATATGATGATGAAACTCAAATCTGGATTCATGCATCAGGGAATCGAGAAGAGTCCCGACactataaaaaacaaaaatatatgaattaattattAAGTATTTCTGTATATTAATAAGATAATATTAGATCCAATCAAAATAAGATAATATTAAATGAATAAAGATCATTCAACCAAATTCTAATTATGTATCTAAaaagtttttctttaaaaaattgttgcgtctttttataattttttttctcttgttttttattttgagtgaggtaaaaaaaaagaagaataaataaaataaacagaaaaaatgcaataatttatatattttcttttaaatttttgtggtTGTTGTAAAACTTTATGGGTTTAACTTTATAAAATTTCTTGAATGCAATAACATCTTTCAAGGTATTTTCTTGAATGCCTACTTCTTGGGGTATTTGGGCAGCTGCGGCAAAGATGAGAGTTGGTAGAGGAAGGAGTTGGATAGGgtgaaattaataattgagaGTTAATAATTGAGAGTTGATAATTAAGagttgttagataaaaatttaattaaattaattaaattatttaacattttttagtTATCAACTTTACGTCAAattgactgcacctgagttttcactaTTGGATAGTGGTTGTGAAAATGATtggaattaaataaaattaggaataatagtttaaaaattttggataattttttaaaaattgagtatttttgttaataaaaaattattttttataaatacaaagttatttttatttttttgtgaataaattttttaatattttaaatattcataaataaaaataataatttattttatttaaattagttttttttttctttttgaattttcagaCTAGTGCCAATCCTTTTCTGAACTCCTCTATACTAGGTTTTTACGTATATTATTAGATAACCAAAAAACCAACAAATTCTTTGTTATTTCCACATCGGTACTTATTGAtacactaataataataattttagaataCAACCAACTAAACTAAGCTTGCATTTCTAATTAACAGAAATCTATACCGCTTTTGAAATTTTCAGGCCATAAGATTATAATACTCTTAGTCTCTTACTATATCGTACAATATACACTGGTGACTACTGTTTAGTTAGGGTggtagtttttctttctttctttctttctttctttcttattattattatttttttttgggatAAGCGGGTTTCGTTCGGAATAGGTGGGAATGTGGGATTTTCATGAGATTGGGCTGAAGATTCTTTGTTTAGTAGAATCTTGGAATTGTGCAATATTGGCCGAACCTCTTTTGTATTGGTCCTTCTCCTAGTTTCTATTTTCAAGAGTTTTAATGTTTTGTACAAAAACACAGTCGCAGCGCAAGAAGCTCGAATCTGCTGTCAAGGTCAATAACGaattcaaaactcaagttgAAACTCTTCGGAAGCAACTCTCCGAGTCGGGGAAAAAACTGAAGGCCGCTGAGGAGAAAGCCGCGTCTGCCGAGGAGAAGCGGAAGGCCTCCGACGACACTGTGTCCCGTTTAACCGAGCGGGAGATGACTGTGGAGAGCCAACTTAATGCCGCGCAAGGTCGGGTGGTAGCTTTGGAGAAAGAGCGAGACGTGGCCGTCTCATCGGCTAAGGCCGCCCAAGCTGAGGTTGAGGAGCTTAAGAAGAAACATAAGGAGGTCAAGGAGAAGGAAAAAGCGTGATCTTCATGACTGAGGAGGCCCTTAAGGCCCAAGTGAAGATCGTGGCTCCCGATTTCGATACGTCGGCAATTGGGGTCTTTAAAACAATccaggatggcaagattgttgaTATGCCCCGAAAATGATGGAGTTTTCAAAACGAtcaaggatggcaagattgttaACATGCCTAAGAAATGAGCTCTTGTACCTTATGCTTTTGTATGGATTTGTGGTTTTGTTGTAGAACTTTTGCAGCTTACTTCGTTATACATTAAAAGTCGCTTGGTCGGCTTGTGATTATTGTCTTTTGCCTATTTGATAGCGTTTTCGTTTTGTTTAGTTACCGTTTTATCGGTATGAGCTTTTCGCCCGTGTTTATTTACCGTTGTGTTGGTAATTCGGCGAAGCCAGGTCATGGCCTTTTGCTATCGTTGTAGCCGTTTGTTATGGCTTCAGTTTAGGtggctcccggggtgatcagtcccggggtGCCTTATCGTGGTTCCGTTTAATGCGTCGTGGAACTTGTTGTCGTGTGATGTGtaagtagaaaaaaaaaagagaacaataGAGGTAAAATTGCTAGAAATGACAAGTAAACATTAATCGGAAATTAAACAAGTCTGTTACCATGGCAGATACAAAGGTAAGTGATTAAGTTCGTTAGATCGCCTGGCCGGCATGTTTGAGCTAGGGGTAAAACCTTCTCAGGTTACCCGCATTCCAAGTTCTCGGGACCTCCCTTTCATCGAGCTTCTCCAATTTATAGGCGCCCTTGCCAATCACTTCTTTGACCCTGTAGGGGCCTTCCCAGTTCGTCGCCAGTTTGCCTTTTCCCTGGGTCGGTAGGCCGATATCATTGCGCCGTAGGACGAGGTCATTTTGCTCAAATTCCCTTTTGAGCACTTTGGTGTTGTAGCGCAGGACCATTCTTTGCTTTAGTGCTACTTCTGACAGGTGGGCCTTTTCTCTGGTCTCATCTACTAGGTCCTTCTCTACAACTTCTTCCACCCCCTTGAAAAGTAACTGTGGGCTTGGCTCGCTGATCTCTACGGGTATCATTACGTCTACCCCGTATGTCAGGCGGAAGGGGGTTTCTCCCGTGGCGGACTGCTCGGTTGTACGGTAGGACCAGAGGACTGAGGTGAGCTCATCAGCCCATGCTCCTTTCTTGTTGTCTAGCCGCTTCTTGAGGCCCAGGAAGATGACCTTATTTGCGAACTCGACTTGTCCGTTTGTCTGGGGGTACTCTACTGAGGAGAATTTGTGCTTGATGCCCAAGCCGGCAAGTAACTCTATAAACTTCTTATCGGTGAATTGTGTCCCATTGTCTGAGATGACGACTTCTGGGATGCCGAACCGAGTAATCACCTGCCTCCACATGAACTTTCTACAATTGGACGAGGAGATAGTGGCCAGTGGCTCAgcctctatccatttggtgTAATAGTCGACGGCGACTATGAGATATTTGACTTGCCCTGGGCCAACCAGGAAAGGTCCCAAGAGGTCGACTCCCCATTGTGCGAAGGGTCGGGAAGACGTCATCAGGCTCAGTTCGGTGGTCGGTGTTTTGTGGACGTTAGCGTTCTCTTAGCACTTAACGCATTTTTTCACGAACTCCTTGGAGTCCTCCATCATTGATGGCCAGTAATATCCGGCTCGGATGAGCTTCCTCTCTAGGACTTTGCCCTCGATGTGGTGACCACAGCACCCCTCGTGGACTTCTCTGAGTACGTAGTCCGTCTGGTCGGGATGTAGGCACTTCAACAAGGGTTGGCTGAGTCCCTTTTTGAATAGTTGGCCTTGTATGATCGTATATTTGGTGGCCTCCCTTCTCAACGCTTTAGCTTCCTTCTCACCTAAAGGGAGTTTACCGTTCTGCAAAAAATCGGTGATGGAGTCCATCCAGGAGGGGCTTATCTTGGTCAGGTGGAGGGCAACTGCTGGTTCTTTCGTGATGCCTTGAATGAGGGACCGGTTGCCAGTTCCAGGTTTCGTGCTCGCTAGCTTGGATATGAGATCTGCCCGTGTGTTCCTTTCCCTTGGAACGTGTTGGACCGTGACCTCCTCAAACTGTTTGCTCAGTTCTTTGACCCTCTCCAAGTACTTCTGCAATAGCGAGTctctggcttggtagcttccatttacttgCGGCGTGACAATCTGTGAGTCGCTGCATACTTCTAGCCTCGTGGCCCCGACTTCCCGAGCTAAGATCAAGCCGCCTAGGAGGGCTTTATATTCCGCTTGGTTGTTCGATATGGAAAACTCGAACTTGACTGATTGTTCGTAGATGACTCCGGCTGGGCTTTCTAAGATGATCTCGGCGCCCCCGACCGTCTGGTTGGAGGCTCCGTCTACgtggagcttccaccgtgtgCTCGTGTCCTCGACTGGATCCCCGGTTACTTCCACTATGAAGTCTGCCATTGCTTGCGCCTTAATCGCATGTCGAGGCTCATATCTCAAATCGTACTGGGATAGCTTGATGGCCCAGGTCATCATTCTTCCCGCTAGGTCGGGTTTTTGGAGCACTTGATGAATTTTCTGGTCCGTTCTCACGACCACTTAGTGACCTTGGAAGTATTGTCGTAGTCTGCGGGAAGAGGTCAGGAGTGTTAGtgccagtttctccaacttgCTGTACCTAAGTTCTGCTCCTTGCAGCGCTTTACTCACAAAGTAAATCGGTTGTTGAACTTTCCCTTCTTCCCGCACCAAGATCGCTGCCAGCGCTTCCTCCGTCACGGCTAGGTACAGGTAGAGTGGTTCCTCGACCACGAGTTTACCGAGTACAGGTGGTGTTGCCAGAATCTTTCTGAAATGGTTGAACGCTTCCTCGCATGCCGGGGTCCATTCAAATGCTATCCCCTTTCTCATCAGGTTGAAGAAAGGGAGGGCTTTGCTGCCGACGCCCCATGGAAGCGAGATAGCGCGGTGAGCCTTCCCGCCACTCTCTGGACATCTTTGATGCCGCCCGGGCTCTTCATTTGGAGTATTGCTTGGCATTTTTCAGGATTTGCTTCCACCCCCCTTTAGGTTATCATAAATCCTAGGAACTTTCCGGCCTCCATGGCAAAGGCGCATTTGAGAAGGTTAAGCCTCATGCCGTATCGTCGAAGGGCCGCAAACACGTTTCCCAGGTCGCTTAAGAGGTCTTCAGGACGGGTGGTCTTGGCGAGgatgtcgtccacatagactTCCACCATTTTGCCAATGAGGTCGCTGAATATCTTGTTCATCAACCTTTGGTATGTGGCCCCCGCGTTCttcaagccaaagggcattacCTTGTAGCAATAGATTCCTCCTGGCGTTATGAATGTTGTTTTTTCTTCATCTGGCCGGTGCATCGATATCTGATTGTAGCCAGAATAAGCATCCATAAAGCTCAGATACCGGTATCCCGCCGCCGCGTCGACGAGTGCATCAATGTTGGGTAGGGGGTAGCAGTCCTTgggacatgctttgttgagatcagaaTAGTCCACACACATCCTCCATTTACCATTGTGCTTTCTTACCAGGACCACGTTTGACAGCCATGTCGAGTAGTCAAGTTCCCGGATAAAGCCTGCTTCAAGGAGGTTGGCCATCTGCTTGGCCACCTCCTCTGCCCTTTCCTGTGACATCTTCCTCCTTCTCTGGGCCACCGGTCTGGCTTCTGGCTTGACAACCAAATGGTGCGACATGAGTTGGGGGTCTATCCCCGGCATATCGGCTGGTGTCCAGGCGAACAGGTCGCCATTGGCGCTAATCATTTCCACTAAAGGTTCCTTCAGCTCGTGAGGGAGGTTTCTGTTCATGAAGGTGAACTTCTCCTCCGTGTCGCTGACTCTAAACTTCTCCAGGTTCCCTTCTGGTTTGGGTCTCGGTTTGTCACCGATTCTGGCATCCAAGTCGGCGAGGAACACTCCTGATGTTTCTTTGGATTTCTCTCTTAATGAGAGACTGGCGTTGTCGCAAGCGACTGCCGTTTCCAGGTCTCCTTTTACAGACCCTACCGACTGCCCCTAGGTCGTTGATGGTCTTCCTCCCTAGGATGACGTTGTAGGCCATGGAGTCTCGTAGGATCACGAACTCGGCCATTACCGTTCTCCTCCCTTGGCCTTGTCCCACGGAGATCGGCAGGGAGATTATCCCGTCCGGCTTGAGGAAGTGGTCACCGAGCCCTACAACGCTGTGCTGGTGAGTCTTTAAGTCCGCGTCCCGTAGGCCCAAGGCGTCGAACACATTGCGGAACATGATGTTCGAATCTGCCCCCGTGTCTACAAGGATTCGCTTGATGAGGTCGGTTCCTACTCTGgccgtgatgaccatgggaggGCTTTCCGTGATCTCGTCAAACCATTGGTCTTCCGCGCCGAATGAAATGGATGGAAGTTTCCTAGGGCTTCACACAGAGGATGAGGAAACCGCCAGGACTTTGGCGTCTTTCTTATGTGCCGACTTCGACCTAGGCGCTGCGTTTCTTGCTGTTACTACGTTCACTATGGTAAGGCCATGGTCGTTGTCCTCCGGCTCTTGGCGTCGCTTTGCTGCCCGGGTCTTATCTTCGCCCTCGTGGTCGCGGTTCCGTCTCCTCGGCTCCCTAATGAGGTGGGAGAATTCGACTAGCTTTCCATCCCTGATCACTTGCTCCAGTGCGTCCCTCAGGTCGAAGCAGTCCTGTGTCTTGTGCCCGTAGCCTTTGTGGTAATCACAGTAGAGGCTCCTGTTCCCCCTGTTCATTCCTTCAGAGATCGGGGCTTCGACAAGATCCCCTTCTCGGCTATTTGTTGGTAAACTTCCGTAATCGGTGCGGTGAGGGGAGTGTAATTAGTGAACTTCCCGACTCAAGGAAACGGCCTGGGCGTCTTACTCGGACCGCCGTCCCTGGCGTGTTCTTTCTGTCTTTCTCCGCTCCCGTGATGCCGGGTTTGATTGTAAGAGGGCTGCCGTTTGTTGGCAGCCACGACCTGACTGACTTCTTCATCGTTAATGTACTCCCTGGCTACACATTGGATCTCCTGCATTGTCCACACCGGCTTCGTGGTGAGGTGCTTTCTGAAGTCCTCGTTTTGAAGTCCGTTCGTCAAGTACAAGCTCGCAACCGAATCCGTCATCCCGTCGATCTCCAAACACTCATCGTTGAATCGGTCTAGGTATTTCCTGGTCGGCTCG
This sequence is a window from Arachis duranensis cultivar V14167 chromosome 2, aradu.V14167.gnm2.J7QH, whole genome shotgun sequence. Protein-coding genes within it:
- the LOC107475735 gene encoding geraniol 8-hydroxylase, whose translation is MNYLLLLLLAFLACASIHVLIIFILGTKKSKSSKDPPGPNPFPIIGNILELGNQPHQSLAKLSQNYGPIMSLNLGSIKTIVISSPKLAKEILHKHDLILSNRTIPDTIRALDHHIFSMVWMPPTNQWRILRRACANKVFSPQLLDSTQVLRQKKVQELLDFVREKSEKGEALDIGEATFITVLNSISNTFFSMDLGYYNSSNKPQEFKDIFFGIMKEAGRPNVVDFFPMLRMLDPQGARARMNNYFGKLIDFFDGLVEERLRRERKLSNDVLDSLLEVMMEDNSQVTRPHLLHLFLDLFVAGTDTTSSTIEWAMSELLCNPEKLEKVRKELQQVIGKDEQQQFEESHITKLPYLRAVVKETFRLHPPIPLLVPHKSEDSVEICGFMVPKDAQILVNVWAMGRDSSIWRNPNEFSPERFLENDVDFKGQDFELIPFGAGRRICPGLPLASRTIHIVLASLLYNYDWKLANGKNKEDIDMTETYGITLHKAQPLQVIPIHA